One genomic segment of Besnoitia besnoiti strain Bb-Ger1 chromosome VII, whole genome shotgun sequence includes these proteins:
- a CDS encoding hypothetical protein (encoded by transcript BESB_079540), which yields MAAKSPASCAGPPPTATAVVEPVAMGDSVAVDCLLQPANSWRRHVYPLKTVLSQIALEIENALARPARVVAFALHPEAKRGPHAPSSAPLALTSDLQSLGATAGGHLLLEVALRRTDEDDQTAAKEEAGLGSKEGDMQRPPRHAGCSMKCTPCARAEDAHDTEELAIGRSPPARSKLINPLLRLAMERWKAVSQGIARLLPTRALPSHASQPPSEHVLSPITRYGDRVRCASSYLARVLRQPPHMEIE from the coding sequence ATGGCGGCCAAGTCCCCTGCATCCTGCGCCGGGCCGCCGCCcacggcgaccgcggtcgtGGAGCCCGTCGCGATGGGCGATAGTGTCGCCGTAGACTGTCTCCTCCAGCCGGCCAATAGCTGGAGGAGGCATGTGTATCCCCTGAAAACTGTCTTGTCGCAGATCGCACTCGAGATAGAAAATGCGttggcgcggcctgcgcgcgtcgtcgcgttcGCGTTGCATCCCGAGGCGAAGCGTGGTCCGCACGCCCCTTccagcgcgcctctcgccctcacCTCCGACTTGCAGTCTCTGGGGGCGACGGCAGGGGGGCACTTACTCCTCGAAgtcgcgctgcggaggacggATGAGGACGATCAGACAGCCGCAAAGGAGGAAGCTGGCCTCGGCTCTAAAGAGGGCGACATGCAGAGACCGCCGCGGCACGCCGGCTGTTCCATGAAATGCActccctgcgcccgcgcagaggacgcgcacgATACAGAGGAGCTTGCCATCGGCAGATCGCCCCCCGCCCGTTCCAAGCTCATCAATCCGCTTCTCAGGCTGGCCATGGAGAGATGGAAAGCGGTTTCTCAGGGTAtcgctcgtcttctgcctACTCGTGCCCTGCCCTCGCATGCATCCCAGCCACCTTCTGAGCACGTCCTCAGCCCGATCACCAGATATGGGGATAGAGTTAGATGCGCTTCATCATATCTCGCGCGCGTTCTCCGCCAGCCTCCGCATATGGAGATAGAGTGA
- a CDS encoding hypothetical protein (encoded by transcript BESB_079490), whose translation MGSTSAGGGGDGGGGRGGASRRSSPLPAESRRLSPVRISFASAEESSPPWGPPLRRGGHHGPAASGSSRGAGAGPVLRSALRTSFRLSRDIEASRCGFSCGSTPASLDSGTPEDDLRQETRRQAAALRGLRKSAQDIVGDMEKIQLEADVRAKKQLDVDIEHALLASIEKSTRQWHRQAQRLFCHLVPPDWAIDDSDPLVKRMRRKPEKEVYQWDSDVESEAEQEYWRGPSPEDIFGDNLIVKPKTPYKLLGVYTRRMWAASVPAPFIRLHEREKCLQQQADAQAPRLGVSQQSDDSQRSTGKDVATCRRVSERATPRRRRAKLVPSAPENAGIRHAHLVTKGPDYEAMVTGATVGHCAYSCSGCEPTPCPFPLAALKSEPPPGYARAPVAEENARIPSVLEDFLYLAHVPIKRPPWDARKSPLLSTQEVKKAASKPENGAEKEDDVSQRARRRGHTIYSTESRAWTYGLFRDTHRFTGLGRTLGSWFGLPLEDAEENGEGGEDRPVFRDLPTEVDFPFSPFHVSSTFSMSPLLDVRQMTRAHEGGPAKTRAEPSASFERAPVEERPTQGPEEAEERPEGPTGDADAGEAEKAPEKATTDEPSWVSRKVKEVCQRFSVPDVQTICQISQKLKEGVAAAKHETENRIFDQKDVRIFEYWQLQRDRDGPAWVYQGLQWDLPEHYRREVPMQGSPLTEAEIAAQQAAQKEVPVDKRTLLHLKRRGQPRAKKKFSSLFVKQHLLRADSDVSARSIASKALPQKRVRFSSLFPGLRTAFFLSTACGETRPAPDHASGRVSPSSDGRQRVVNGALRSESGNLANPAEEVAEVRQI comes from the exons ATGGGCTCCACCTCTGCGGGTGGCGGCGGGGAcgggggcgggggcaggGGCGGGGCCTCCCGGCGTAGTAGCCCCCTCcccgcagagagccgccgACTCTCTCCAGTCCGAATTTCTTTCGCCTCGGCAGAAGAATCGTCGCCGCCTTGGGggccgccgctgaggcgtGGAGGGCACCACGGCCCTGCCGCCTCGGGCTCTtcgcgcggggcgggggcgggccCTGTCCTTCGTTCCGCGCTTCGGACGTCTTTTCGTCTCTCGAGGGACATCGAAGCGTCGCGATGTGGCTTCTCGTGCGGAAGCACCCCGGCGTCGCTAGACAGCGGCACGCCTGAAGATGACTTGCgccaggagacgcggaggcaggcagcTGCTTTGAGGGGCCTCCGGAAGTCTGCGCAGGACATCGTGGGCGACATGGAAAAGATTCAGCTAGAGGCAGACGTCCGTGCGAAGAAGCAACTCGACGTGGACATCGAGCATGCGCTGCTTGCCTCGATTGAAAAATCAACGCGCCAGTGGCACagacaggcgcagcgcctcttctgccACCTCGTCCCGCCAGACTGGGCGATAGACGACTCAG ATCCACTGGTGAAGCGGATGCGCCGCAAGCCGGAGAAGGAGGTGTATCAGTGGGACTCGGATgtcgagagcgaggcggagcagGAGTACTGGCGCGGGCCGTCGCCAGAAGACATCTTTGGAGACAACCTCATCGTGAAACCGAAAACGCCCTACAAACTGCTCGGCGTCTACACCCGCCGGATGTGGGCGGCGTCTGTTCCTGCGCCGTTCATCCGCCTCCACGAGAGGGAGAAATGCTTGCAGCAGCAGGCTGACGCCCAGGCCCCGCGGCTCGGCGTGTCTCAGCAGTCAGACGACTCGCAGCGGTCCACGGGGAAAGACGTGGCGACCTGCCGCCGCGTGAGtgagcgagcgacgccgaggcgacgccgcgcgaaacTCGTCCCTTCGGCGCCGGAGAATGCGGGGATTCGGCACGCGCATCTCGTGACGAAGGGGCCGGACTACGAAGCGATGGTGACGGGCGCGACCGTGGGGCATTGTGCGTATTCGTGTTCAGGATGCGAGCCGACGCCTTGCCCGTTTCCGCTGGCGGCCCTCAAGTCCGAACCCCCTCCAGGgtacgcgcgcgcgccggtggCGGAGGAGAACGCGCGAATTCCGTCTGTGCTGGAAGACTTTCTCTACCTGGCGCACGTGCCCATCAAGCGGCCGCCGTGGGACGCGCGAAAGTCGCCGCTGCTCTCCACTCAGGAAGTCAAGAAGGCGGCCTCGAAGCCAGAGaacggcgcggagaaggaagacgacgtcagccagcgcgcccgccgccgcggacacACAATATACTCGACTGAGTCCCGTGCGTGGACATACGGCTTGTTTCGAGACACTCACCGCTTCACGGGGCTGGGCAGGACTCTCGGCTCCTGGTTCGGGCTGCCcctggaggacgcggaggagaacggagagggcggcgaggaccGACCCGTTTTCCGCGACTTGCCGACCGAAGTGGACTTCCCCTTCTCACCCTTCCACGTTAGCAGCACTTTCAGCATGTCCCCGCTGCTCGACGTGAGGCAAATGACGCGCGCGCACGAAGGCGGACCCGCGAAGACACGCGCCGAACCCAGTGCCTCATTCGAACGAGCGCCCGTCGAAGAGAGGCCGACGCAGGgccccgaggaggcggaagagcgaCCAGAGGGGCCGACGGGGGACGCGGATgccggagaggcagagaaggccCCTGAAAAGGCAACGACAGATGAACCCTCGTGGGTGAGCAGGAAAGTCAAAGAAGTTTGCCAGAGATTCAGCGTTCCAGACGTTCAAACGATTTGTCAGATCTCCCAGAAACTCAaggaaggcgtcgccgccgccaaaCACGAAACTGAAAATCGCATTTTTGACCAGAAGGACGTGCGAATTTTCGAGTACTGGCAGCTTCAAAGAGACCGAGACGGGCCTGCATGGGTATACCAGGGGCTGCAATGGGACTTACCTGAG CACTACCGGCGCGAGGTTCCCATGCAGGGCTCTCCGCTGACAGAGGCGGAgatcgccgcgcagcaggcggcgcagaaggaggtGCCGGTGGACAAGCGCACCCTTCTTCACCTGAAAAGGAgagggcagccgcgcgcgaaaaagaaaTTCAGCAGTCTCTTTGTGAAACAGcatcttcttcgcgcggacTCGGACGTCTCTGCGAGGAGTATAGCGTCAAAGGCGCT GCCGCAGAAACGGGttcgcttctcctctctgttcCCGGGACTGCGGACAGCGTTTTTCCTCTCGACAGCGTGCGGCGAAACGCGACCGGCACCGGATCACGCCAGCGGGCGCGTTTCCCCGTCGAGCGACGGCCGACAGCGGGTCGTCAACGGCGCTCTCAGATCGGAGAGCGGGAACCTCGCGAATCCTGCCGAAGAAGTCGCGGAAGTCCGCCAGATCTAG
- a CDS encoding flagellar associated protein (encoded by transcript BESB_079530) — translation MEKRGLSIDRRGDRRLSPQEYFTADSLEALKAEKVVVLQAHVRGLLARQRAARLRRAKQDHLDREEEERVKAKEERELCQKRLRNRCLRPETVDDFSVLYAELGAWRAQEVTRAKRVFVSETHRRQAFKEILQRETQVLQRIEALKQQAVGASRREKKFYLLAAMAKPFAWTCPSTGDVVAVFTPETMRADELRRLYADLENLDVDADARLEVLNRLQAAAGAAQAERGPSQKGRAQEGDDQLRQEILELCRREIAFLNRGQTNKTKLSGLRLRLSHAFWHLLQSPDFNPQAGRYLR, via the coding sequence ATGGAAAAGCGCGGCCTGTCGATagacagaagaggagaccggAGACTCTCGCCGCAGGAGTACTTCACCGCAGACTCCCTCGAAGCGTTGAAGGCCGAGAAGGTCGTTGTTTTGCAGGCTCACGTCCGCGGGCTCCTcgcacgccagcgcgccgcgagactccgccgcgcgaagcaggaCCACCTCGatcgagaagaagaagagcgagtGAAAGCCAAAGAGGAGCGCGAACTCTGTCAGAAGCGTCTGCGGaaccgctgcctgcgccccGAGACCGTCGACGACTTCTCAGTCTTGTATGCCGAGCTGGGCGCGTGGCGGGCCCAGGAAGTGACTCGCGCGAAGCGCGTCTTCGTCAGCGAGACGCATCGGCGGCAGGCCTTCAAGGAGATtctgcagagggagacgcaggtCCTCCAACGCATCGAGGCCCTGAAACAGCAGGCCGTGGGGGCGAGCCGAAGGGAAAAGAAGTTTTATCTCCTCGCGGCCATGGCAAAACCGTTTGCGTGGACTTGCCCCTCGACTGGAGACGTCGTGGCTGTCTTCACTCCTGAAACGATGCGGGCAGACGAACTCCGGAGGCTCTACGCTGACCTCGAAAATCTCGACGTCGATGCTGACGCACGCCTGGAGGTGCTCAACAGGCTTcaggccgccgctggcgccgcacAGGCGGAGAGAGGTCCGTCTCAGAAAGGACGTGCACAGGAAGGGGACGACCAGCTCCGCCAAGAGATCCTCGAACTCTGCCGCCGAGAAATCGCATTCCTGAACCGCGGCCAGACAAACAAGACCAAACTCAGCGGCCTCAGACTGCGCCTCTCCCACGCCTTCTGGCATCTGCTGCAGTCTCCAGACTTCAATCCCCAAGCTGGACGATATCTGAGGTGA
- a CDS encoding hypothetical protein (encoded by transcript BESB_079500) yields the protein MTAHTPRGARVAKRALSPSPRELSACPFYALLTATCLFCIVLPLSEAAERAQLIAHETGVSASPPEPLNRQATGLETHPAHATFLSPTAESPAAEEAAPGRAGHPSDARLNAEGAETRLAAAEPQRSACRLLNASSPCCRGASCGGGTDASRPSMPEREESLEGAARSPQPAAASPPRALDSAGDAEARRGPAGAGTAFVAVPWSQAPAHSPPAGQESEGQVTFSREETGNRRTQQNSPPPQRPETAVAQPHSSQVRGLEKRDATSESASVMLSGEREAEDPSERAAALTETSATSAEAAGHREPYPSPESEAKAGSRSAETRFMPAPSHVFVAPRRGKASGRPAGGEEAREKTAEARAAHAPMKSARAGVESSAASAAAGPDAGTAQRGSPMPMWFLMLSVVCFLAATSIGLLLSFLVFRRYRQRQRRKLEAKLMLRKMIQANSVPTPELVTRFAREVRGKEARQKASSLPRTSASSEVCGARPSVTAASATQKSTRAASSGVRFVAKVVRLPFWLRRSRASRGAPGDRTQVPRRNSSSPSVAPASAPAPRGNEAPAPSRASTPPLALSVGVRSGRWKHVGETLSFFPSSAARGALEEADEPRCEFVATPSPQETERRGATTWSVFGARHAHTVQASPQNLCSLRDDDCCDRQTSCGEVADEPLANGAEDASQGWSSDIPSHMVQTAIHRETEVIDEDAVVEFDATVALENDGEEGDEDTERRQDIAARM from the coding sequence ATGAccgcgcacacgccgcgaggcgctcgagtGGCGAAACgagctctctctccgtcgccccgcGAGTTGTCAGCTTGCCCTTTCTATGCCCTCCTCACGGCCACGTGCCTTTTCTGCATCGTTCTGCCGCTCTctgaggctgcagagagagcgcagcTGATCGCGCACGAAACTGgagtttctgcgtctccgcccgaGCCGCTCAACCGCCAGGCGACCGGCCTTGAAACCCATCCTGCTCACGCgacctttctctctcccacTGCGGAGAGCCCCGCAGCCGAGGAAGCTGCACCGGGACGCGCCGGACACCCATCCGACGCGCGACTgaacgcagaaggcgcagaaacgcggctcgccgccgccgagcctcAACGCTCGGCGTGTCGCCTGCTCAATGCTAGTTCGCCCTGCTGTCGAGGCGCTTCCTGCGGCGGGGGAAccgacgcctcgcgcccgtcgATGCCGGAGCGAGAGGAGTCTCTCGAAGGAGCAGCGAGGTCTCCTcagccggcggccgcgtctccgcctcgcgcccttgactccgcaggcgacgcggaggccagGCGGGGGCCTGCCGGAGCAGGCACGGCCTTTGTCGCTGTGCCTTGGAGCCAAGCACCGGCGCACAGCCCTCCTGCTGGacaagagagcgaaggccaAGTCACTTTCAGCCGTGAAGAAACTGGGAACAGACGCACGCAGCAGAATTCGCCCCCTCCACAGAGGCCGGAGACTGCGGTAGCGCAGCCGCATAGTTCACAAGTCCGAGGGCTCGAGAAGAGAGATGCGACGAGCGAGTCCGCTTCAGTCATGCTctctggcgagcgcgaggcggaggatcCGAGCGAGCGGGCCGCGGCTCTTACGGAAACGTCTGCGACGTCTGCTGAGGCGGCTGGGCACAGAGAGCCCTACCCGAGTCCTGAATCTGAGGCAAAGGCTGGGTCGCGATCAGCTGAGACGCGCTTCAtgccggcgccctcgcacGTCTTCGttgcgccgcgacgaggaaaGGCGTCTGGGCGTCCTGCGGgtggcgaagaggcgcgagagaagactgcagaagcgcgtgcggcgcatgcgccaatGAaatctgcgcgcgcgggcgttgagtcgtctgcagcgtctgcagctgcaggaccCGACGCCGGCACGGCGCAGCGTGGTTCTCCAATGCCGATGTGGTTCCTTATGCTTTCTGTCGTTTGCTTCCTAGCTGCAACTTCCATTGGCCTTCTTCTGTcgttcctcgtcttccgccgctaccgccagcggcagcggagaaaaCTCGAGGCGAAGCTGATGCTGAGGAAGATGATTCAGGCGAACTCTGTGCCGACGCCGGAGCTCGTCACGCGCTTTGCCCGCGAAGTGCGTGGGAAGGAAGCACGACAGAAGGcgagctcgctgccgcgaacTTCAGCCTCCTCTGAAGTCTGCGGGGCTCGCCCGTCTGTgacggcggcctctgcgacgcagaagtcgacgcgcgcagcctcctcggGCGTGCGATTTGTCGCCAAAGTCGTCAGGCTGCCGTTCTGGCTTCGCCgatcgcgcgcctcgcgcggcgccccagGAGACCGCACGCAGGTGCCGCGAAGAaactcgtcgtcgccttcggtcgcacccgcgtccgcgcccgcccctcgTGGCAACGAGGCACCTGCGCCTTCCCGCGCCTcgactccgccgctcgctctctccgtGGGAGTCCGCTCTGGGCGCTGGAAGCATGTCGGGGAGACGCTGTCGTTTtttccctcctccgcggcgcggggagcCCTCGAGGAGGCCGACGAGCCTCGGTGCGAGTTCgtggcgacgccgtcgccccaggagacggagaggcgaggcgcgacgacgtgGAGTGTGTTCGGCGCGCGGCATGCGCACACGGTTCAGGCTTCGCCGCAGAATCTCTGCAGtctgcgcgacgacgactGCTGCGACAGGCAGACGTCGTGTGGCGAGGTGGCGGACGAGCCCCTTGCgaacggcgcggaggacgcctcCCAGGGCTGGTCTAGCGACATCCCGTCGCACATGGTGCAGACAGCCATCCACAGAGAGACGGAAGTGATTGACGAAGACGCCGTCGTCGAGTTCGACGCGACCGTCGCGCTCGagaacgacggcgaggagggcgacgaagacacCGAGAGGCGGCAGGACATCGCCGCGCGGATGTGA
- a CDS encoding hypothetical protein (encoded by transcript BESB_079510), with translation MAFDSFRRYDPERPSYRYFPNRTRTQTIWLSWGVLLVGGLVGLVFLKFSEKRQEDLAKHYSELAQQGGVTRTCSSQVWNQNNYFHSVLQNARRRDLGLPTPRPVLQIEEEEK, from the exons ATGGCCTTCGATAGCTTCCGCCGCTACGACCCCGAACGCCCGTCGTACCGGTACTTTCCGAACcgcacgcggacgcagacgaTCTGGCTCTCCTGGGGCGTGCTCTTGGTGGGGGGACTCGTCGGCCTGGTCTTTCTTAAGTTCTCTGAAAAGCGCCAAGAAGACCTCGCCAAACACTACTCCGAGCTCGCACAGCAGGGCGGCGTCACACGCACGTGCAGCAGTCAG GTCTGGAACCAAAACAACTATTTTCACAGCGTGCTGCAGAacgctcgtcgccgcgaccTGGGGCTCCCGACCCCGAGGCCGGTCCTTCAAattgaagaagaagaaaaataA
- a CDS encoding hypothetical protein (encoded by transcript BESB_079520) → MDCFSSSCIATSVSPALSSTGLALPHADSAPEENQLQAQGEGDSRPELVIESGRAAPTKEEKRAREAEAKLERGKAEEREKKETAQDFGAQTSCAFFFETAEKRISPCAQLLAGTDSLLAETTCAGEGKAGFSSDSPASEPDSFAPHPESEAFASPGVAWSHEARHRNDPNGGDVPLLRILVHAPQSLEASSFPSVDAKVISRVTQHLLKSKAPPSPALSQAPTASSSPSVPSSPLLPPSARLSPPLSSSASRPPPSRPLAPLPASSLHPSGLLFPSAASSAPVAGDVAPPSASLFAALPEARCVAEEPAVEGDGKVEGLCPLPPRDLGSPVEAESAQGTGVAVESSSPSLSAPSRRRKKDRQAREARQKKRKKSEKKNVLRCSARLLRGKRASWQKGTLWACLDDELEAALRASLEEALARGSYDPPASTGAWSPDAEPAREASPPQELPMEPMSSDSSSHSVEYLRERRPGGPRRLRGRAAPSPALENAADADLLQNSSQPSVAPPRDGDSACATPPLRTWKRRRGIVLVSPPPTPGLEDAAPREASVRRDDAAVREARTRSIFLSPTPSPAPARRTAAILSPCRRHGHARRFSRPLSAQAELEPSEGSTTQLGGREGAAETALRLLGDQGAGASVLQRGAARAGRGATVEREGERNSSGVSKISREEAAAAERGCRHAKASGGCGDATPGARQEDEAESEWKRRLSDRKNRLSALTTQVARKSLRARLASRGVDNPDEEELLKQQRKREEETSTGSESSGLVRRRRRPRPKPSCRSVGSTRSGSSCETAAASGGMGRNPSSRDFASSLFFASQFLAFSNDMRPGRRRRVLEKRSPPPETDDEGVSDFIVEDDEDDEDETEDDATEEGILADSDDEEELDTGQELARRASYERRRKRDSDKKLEENLNLDKAFERYVQFLVLSLFSPTLKFPFPRGPADRRAACIPRTRKAPHASYVSLVSVVGESLDIFSPPTAAVFCLAGFLNLHQLAGAYKAEEMKSLREASLRVRAAVKKIEGLTPVMRATMETTSFPAWLKCVLKEYPLCSVRAIDRRIDEIPRSLRCVVCGRSQGTRYCVSLGGSPCDTDLLYQGELAEWLVANDLEWLGRNAFPTAEGALQIFSVFHAIRSQIWPPAVLSSFFFASRRRHRPKPGEEESPCSSCYDFPVGKHCGEQILAWHKIHHFKPRLLKFMHTVIKGFSPCVLEYPEKVSEIFDEVSDAFTRGEGAESLERRVSPLCTHQPGTPACEGEE, encoded by the exons ATGGATtgcttctcgtcttcgtgcATCGCAACGTCTGTAAGCCCCGCGCTCTCCTCAACCggtctcgcgctgcctcacGCCGATTCCGCCCCAGAGGAAAACCAACTACAGGCGcaaggcgagggagactcgAGGCCGGAGCTCGTCATCGAGAGCGGAAGAGCCGCGCCCacgaaagaagaaaagagggcgcgagaggcggaagcgaagcTGGAGCGAGGCAAAGCggaggaaagagagaagaaggagacggctCAGGATTTCGGCGCCCAAACGTCctgcgcgtttttcttcgaAACGGCTGAGAAGCGCATCTCTCCCTGCGCCCAGCTCCTGGCGGGGACCgactctctcctcgccgagACGACCTGCGCCGGAGAAGGCAAAGCAGGATTCTCCTCGGATTCGCCTGCGAGCGAGCCAGACTCTTTCGCGCCTCACCCCGAAAGTgaggccttcgcgtctcccgGGGTCGCCTGGAGCCACGAGGCGCGACACAGGAACGATCCAAATGGAGGCGATGTGCCTCTCCTCAGAATTCTTGTTCATGCGCCTCAAAGCCTCGAGGCTTCTTCCTTCCCCTCAGTGGACGCGAAGGTCATCTCGCGCGTCACTCAGCATCTTCTGAAAAGCAaagcgcctccctcgcccgcgctgtCGCAGGCGCCAACTGCCTCTTCATCGCCTTCtgtgccttcttctcctctccttcctccctctgctcGTCTGTCGCCAcccctttcttcttcggcgtcgcgtcctcctccctcccggCCTCTTGCGCCActtcctgcgtcttcgcttcaTCCTTCTGGCCTGCTCTTTCCTTcggcagcttcttctgctccGGTCGCGGGCGACGTCGCGCCTCCGTCAGCCTCCCTCTTTGCCGCACTGCCGGAGGCGCGGTGCGTAGCCGAGGAACCTGCTGTCGAAGGAGACGGGAAGGTGGAGGGCCTGTGCccgttgccgccgcgcgatcTCGGCTCGCCTGTGGAGGCTGAGTCTGCGCAGGGCACGGGCGTCGCCGTTGaatcttcttctccctctctctctgcgcccagccgccggcgcaagAAAGAccgccaggcgcgcgaggcgaggcagaagaagaggaagaagagcgagaagaagaacgtCTTG CGCTGCTCGGCGCGGCTTCTCAGAGGCAAGCGCGCCTCCTGGCAGAAAGGCACCCTCTGGGCGTGCCTTGACGACGAGCTCGaggccgccctgcgcgcgtccctcgaggaggccctcgcgcgggGCTCCTACGACCCGCCTGCCTCCACGGGCGCCTGGAGCCCAGACGCcgagccggcgcgcgaggcctcgccgccccaAGAGCTGCCAATGGAGCCGATGTCCTCGGACTCCTCCTCCCACTCCGTGGAGTacctgcgcgagcggaggccgGGGGGCCCGCGAAGgctgcgcgggcgggcggcgccgtcgccggcacTGGAGaatgccgcagacgcagatcTTCTGCAAAACTCGTCCCAGCCCTCCGTCGCGCCACCGAGAGACGGCGactccgcgtgcgcgactccgccgctgcgtacgtggaagcggaggcgcggcatcGTGCTGGTCTCGCCACCTCCGACGCCGGGgctcgaggacgccgccCCCCGAGAGGCCTCTGTGCGACGAGATGACGCTGCagtccgcgaggcgcgcacgcgaagcatcttcctctcgccgacgccttcgccggcgcctgcgcgccgcaccgCGGCGATCCTGTCTCCTTGCCGGCGGCACGGGCACGCGCGAAGATTCTCGCGCCCGCtcagcgcgcaggcggagctgGAGCCCAGTGAGGGCTCGACGACGCAGCTGGGgggccgcgagggcgccgcggagactgcgctGCGTTTGCTAGGTGAccagggcgcgggcgcgtcggtcctgcagcgcggcgccgctcgcgccggccgTGGGGCGACCgtagagagagaaggagagaggaatTCGTCGGGAGTCAGCAAGATCAGcagggaggaggccgcggccgcagagaggggCTGCAGACATGCGAAagcgagcggcggctgcggcgacgccacGCCGGGGGCGCGTcaggaggacgaagcggagagcgagTGGAAGAGACGCCTGAGTGACAGGAAAAatcgcctctccgctctcaCGACGCAAGTCGCGCGCaagtcgctccgcgcgcgcctcgccagcaGAGGTGTCGACAACCcggacgaggaagaactTCTGAAGCAACAGCGAAaacgcgaagaggagacctCAACCGGGTCTGAGA GTTCAGGCCTcgtgcggcgcagacgcaggccgcggccgaaGCCCTCCTGTCGG TCCGTAGGATCCACGCGCTCGGGCAGCTCGTGTGAgaccgcggctgcgtctggaGGCATGGGGCGGAATCCATCCTCGAGGGATTTCGCGTCGTccctttttttcgcttcgcagttcctcgccttctcaaACGACATGCGACCcggacggcgcaggcgcgtcttgGAGAAAaggagcccgccgccggaAACCGATGATGAAGGCGTGAGCGACTTCATcgtggaggacgacgaggacgacgaggacgaaacCGAAGACGATGCAACTGAGG AGGGTATCCTCGCGGACTCCGACGAtgaggaggagctcgacaCGGGGCAGGagctggcgaggcgcgcgagctacgagcgccgcagaaagcgagacTCCGACAAGAAGCTG GAGGAGAATTTGAATCTGGACAAGGCGTTCGAGCGCTACGTGCAGTTTTTAGTTTTGTCGCTTTTTTCGCCGACTCTCAAATTCCCCTTcccgcgcgggcctgccgACCGTCGCGCCGCATGCATTCCGCGGACGAGGAAAGCAC CTCACGCTTCGTACGTGTCTCTCGTGAGTGTAGTTGGTGAGAGTCTGGATATCTTTTCTCCCCCGACGGCGGctgtcttctgtctcgcgGGCTTTTTGAATTTACACCAGCTTGCGGGTGCGTACAAGGCTGAAGAGATGAAGTCCTTGCGTGAAgcttcgctgcgcgtgcgcgct GCGGTGAAGAAGATTGAGGGGCTCACGCCAGTCATGCGCGCGACA ATGGAAACCACGTCTTTTCCCGCGTGGCTCAAATGCGTTCTGAAGGAGTATCCGCTGTGCAGCGTGCGAGCGATCGACAGGCGGATTGACGAGATCCCTCG GTCGCTGCGGTGTGTCGTCTGCGGGCGTTCGCAGGGGACGCGGTATTGCGTCTCTCTTGGCGGCTCGCCATGCGACACAG ATCTTCTGTATCAGGGCGAGCTGGCGGAGTGGCTCGTCGCGAACGACCTCGAGTGGTTGGGGCGCAATGCCTTTCCAACCGCAGAAGGTGCGTTGCAGATTTTTTCCGTCTTCCACGCAATTCGTTCACAGATCTGGCCCCCGGCAGTCCTgtcttcgttttttttcgcct cgcgacggcggcaccGACCCAAGCCCGGAGAGGAGGAGTCGCCGTGTTCAAGCTGCTACGACTTCCCTGTTG GAAAGCACTGCGGGGAGCAGATTCTTGCCTGGCACAAAATACACCACTTCAAGCCTCGGTTGCTCAAGTTCATGCACACTGTCATCAAGGGCTTCTCGCCGTGCGTCCTAGAGTACCCCGAGAAAGTCTCCGAAATCTTCGACGAGGTGAGCGACGCTTTCACCAGGGGAGAGGGCGCTGAGagcctcgagcgccgcgtctctccgctgtgCACGCACCAGCCCGGAACGCCTGCCTGCGAAGGGGAGGAgtag